Proteins encoded in a region of the Nitrospira sp. genome:
- a CDS encoding DUF433 domain-containing protein: MSLLARITINPAQCGGRPCIRGMRIRVKDVLDLLAAGVAPETILHDYPYLEKEDIQATLEFAAAQSDHVMLRAG; the protein is encoded by the coding sequence ATGAGTTTACTTGCTCGTATCACGATCAATCCCGCGCAGTGTGGAGGTCGTCCCTGTATTCGCGGCATGCGGATCCGAGTGAAAGACGTCCTCGACCTGCTTGCTGCGGGCGTGGCACCGGAGACCATCCTGCATGACTATCCCTATCTTGAGAAAGAAGATATTCAGGCAACCCTAGAGTTTGCCGCCGCCCAGTCAGATCACGTCATGCTTCGTGCCGGATGA